A genomic segment from Pelobates fuscus isolate aPelFus1 chromosome 7, aPelFus1.pri, whole genome shotgun sequence encodes:
- the SHLD2 gene encoding shieldin complex subunit 2 produces the protein MSKQGAVHVFIGAPVILSHAVDRNEQHASDGDMPKWNELLYINNDNISCLETDCHASYTTSKYNELDADIVVKNKSEAQSVERNSDVRASDLLSMSRSFPNFKSEEHKRQHDGSIAALVSSTKQLQVITSPQRPVQNVGDIIQDYLDAIFPRRPEHLEEKGVPSEYREVTTTDIEFQTVLTSSQIAHHGHKVISEHGVTCTQTETKSEDTNAQFSEPCICQEAIAKKCILRDKYECCDDSLELFTPTSEDSYQAPSSKHLPRNQEDVRELSGLSNLHFGEPSHSYNLKNDASKRPRVFKDMCPSSYSLSGMQQKCKKYKLSSSPNKLNLKMSQDTLLKWFESLVTLKYCSDKAKEYNILAVVVHPCHIKEVQVKTKPNAGISIPLATIVVLDHSVVERKVVLWRSAAFWTLEVFPGDIIILKHLMVCDNRWNDETVLQSTAKSTFLNLGSCSILCQDSSRTECTVLKDLLDYISTKHHYLRDLPPRKPKNMGSIPYLKIEQIQPENLVHSILKVTDISILTECIYHYKGQKQNKIILAVEQIKGHTGTIVLWGACISWLDWIRPKRDHIWEFRHLFSHRNSVSGDIELHTTPWSSCECLFDDDSRAVDFKKWYLRNEESNTKEMDLVCLLDEKYTGDIVLKASISELLFPMLHHQHISMDMRTPFSHIMGYLPKIICSGCGKCQKELRTDENHVYEQCLSCLPFNKVTDFYRPAVMTIKNKECEIRVRVSSNILQKIFLNIPPSSLSKAVLCSSTVTYAMVVADLCHSLLAETRESYILKISSRFLLDENSIPLEQEFNLLDFNISI, from the coding sequence ATGTCCAAGCAAGGAGCAGTTCATGTGTTTATTGGAGCCCCAGTTATTTTATCCCATGCGGTGGACAGAAACGAACAGCATGCTTCAGATGGTGATATGCCCAAGTGGAATGAACTGCTTTACATAAATAATGACAATATCTCATGTTTAGAAACAGACTGCCACGCTTCATATACCACCTCGAAATATAATGAATTAGATGCTGACATCGTTGTGAAGAATAAATCTGAGGCACAATCTGTTGAAAGAAACAGCGATGTGCGTGCCTCTGATCTGCTCTCCATGTCACGCAGTTTTCCTAATTTTAAAAGTGAAGAACATAAACGTCAGCATGACGGCAGTATAGCTGCTTTGGTATCCAGCACAAAACAGTTACAGGTAATTACCAGTCCTCAAAGACCTGTGCAAAATGTTGGTGACATTATTCAGGATTACCTAGATGCTATCTTTCCTAGACGACCAGAGCACCTGGAAGAGAAAGGAGTACCTAGTGAGTATAGGGAGGTGACTACAACAGATATTGAGTTTCAGACTGTTTTGACATCGAGCCAGATTGCCCACCATGGTCACAAGGTGATTTCTGAGCATGGTGTTACCTGTACCCAAACAGAAACTAAAAGTGAAGATACAAATGCTCAATTTAGTGAACCATGCATTTGCCAAGAAGCCAtcgcaaaaaaatgtattttgcggGACAAATATGAATGTTGTGATGACTCTCTAGAACTTTTTACACCAACATCGGAAGATTCTTATCAAGCCCCATCCTCTAAACATCTCCCACGCAATCAGGAAGATGTGAGAGAGTTGTCAGGGTTATCAAACCTTCATTTTGGGGAACCTAGTCATtcctataatttaaaaaatgatgcATCCAAAAGACCTAGAGTTTTCAAAGACATGTGTCCCTCTTCATATTCTCTCTCTGGAATGCAACAgaagtgtaaaaaatataaactatCCAGCTcaccaaataaattaaatttaaaaatgagtCAAGATACTTTACTAAAATGGTTTGAATCATTAGTAACTCTTAAATACTGTTCTGACAAAGCTAAAGAATACAATATATTAGCAGTAGTAGTGCACCCCTGTCATATAAAGGAAGTCCAAGTAAAAACGAAACCAAATGCTGGTATTTCCATTCCGTTGGCAACCATTGTTGTTTTGGATCACTCAGTGGTTGAACGTAAAGTAGTGTTGTGGAGATCTGCTGCATTTTGGACTTTAGAAGTGTTCCCTGGAGATATAATAATTCTCAAACACTTAATGGTTTGTGACAATAGATGGAATGACGAAACAGTACTGCAATCAACTGCTAAAAGCACATTTTTAAATCTTGGTAGCTGTTCGATTTTGTGCCAAGACAGCTCAAGGACTGAATGCACAGTTCTTAAAGACCTGTTGGATTATATATCTACCAAGCATCACTATCTCAGAGATCTTCCACCACGGAAGCCTAAGAACATGGGATCTATACCATATTTGAAGATTGAGCAGATTCAACCAGAAAATTTAGTTCATTCAATATTAAAGGTTACTGATATTTCCATTTTAACAGAGTGCATTTATCACTACAAAGGAcagaagcaaaataaaataattctggCTGTAGAACAGATTAAAGGGCATACAGGCACCATTGTCCTATGGGGAGCCTGTATTTCTTGGCTTGATTGGATAAGACCAAAGAGAGACCACATTTGGGAATTTAGACACTTGTTTTCCCACAGAAATTCAGTTTCTGGAGACATAGAATTGCACACTACCCCTTGGTCATCTTGCGAATGCTTGTTTGATGATGACAGTCGGGCTGTTGACTTTAAAAAGTGGTATCTTCGAAACGAAGAAAGTAACACAAAAGAAATGGATCTTGTATGTCTCCTAGATGAGAAATACACTGGTGACATTGTGCTTAAAGCATCTATTTCAGAGTTGCTATTTCCTATGTTGCATCACCAGCACATCTCAATGGATATGAGAACTCCCTTTTCACATATAATGGGGTATTTACCTAAAATCATATGCTCGGGCTGTGGAAAGTGCCAAAAAGAGCTAAGGACAGATGAAAATCATGTTTATGAACAGTGTCTTAGCTGTCTACCATTCaacaaagtaacagatttttataggCCAGCAGTAATGACTATTAAGAATAAGGAGTGTGAAATTCGTGTTCGTGTGTCTTCAAATATTCTACAGAAAATCTTTCTAAACATACCTCCCAGTTCACTCAGTAAAGCTGTGTTATGCTCTAGTACCGTGACATATGCAATGGTTGTAGCAGATCTGTGCCACTCTCTTTTAGCAGAAACTAGAGaatcttacattttaaaaataagtagCCGCTTTTTGCTTGATGAAAACAGCATTCCATTAGAGCAGGAGTTTAATTTACTGGACTTTAATATCAGTATTTAA